From a single Myxococcaceae bacterium JPH2 genomic region:
- a CDS encoding AraC family ligand binding domain-containing protein — protein MEESEAQRAGQVWRPEAYPGVWLYRVQGRRLTEAPHVHPELQLTLDSAQLQEGMSGGHHWLAPPGSLVVVPPGEVHLLRAEGGRPGMLYGLMLPLEVLSESVGPGGAHPPWHGLRDSVLGYPQLARDFVSLHRALRIPGPSPAVASRLRAFLAALVGRLVPSEAVPAARSTVAPG, from the coding sequence ATGGAGGAGAGCGAGGCGCAGCGCGCGGGGCAGGTCTGGCGGCCGGAGGCCTATCCCGGCGTGTGGCTCTATCGCGTGCAGGGGCGCCGGCTCACCGAGGCGCCGCACGTCCACCCAGAGCTTCAGCTCACGCTCGACTCGGCCCAGCTCCAGGAGGGGATGTCGGGAGGGCACCACTGGTTGGCGCCGCCTGGCAGCCTCGTCGTCGTGCCCCCCGGGGAGGTGCACCTGCTGCGCGCCGAGGGCGGTCGGCCGGGCATGCTCTATGGCCTGATGCTGCCGTTGGAGGTGCTCTCCGAGTCGGTCGGTCCAGGGGGGGCCCACCCTCCGTGGCATGGGCTGCGCGACTCGGTGCTTGGCTACCCTCAGCTCGCGCGAGACTTCGTGTCGCTGCACCGCGCGCTGCGAATCCCGGGGCCTTCGCCCGCGGTGGCTTCTCGGCTGCGTGCGTTCCTCGCGGCCCTCGTGGGGCGGCTGGTCCCGAGTGAAGCGGTGCCCGCCGCGCGGAGCACCGTCGCGCCGGGGTGA